In the Candidatus Omnitrophota bacterium genome, one interval contains:
- a CDS encoding divergent polysaccharide deacetylase family protein — protein sequence MKSKSVTILFLAVILVTGFFYWRANYGKVDKSAALKKVLSPVFLKFGLTDDKLVKKAVEENKLGGARYISTYIEYEVPKSFAWRNFDPALRAALKRTGFIVFDVEQTFEKDKECYAVIINYGKFDVLTLKINRRGRPVAIPVTEKVYAKPKVAIVVDDFGYSKNNLDAFLGLKQPITLSILPEQRYTREVALQARAHGFETILHLPLEPGRDDVGQEVDTIKTNMGEKEIALILKKEIALVPGIDGVSNHMGSKATADRATMTSIIKHLKSESLYYFDSLTSSKSVCVDVARSLGVKCAKRDLFLDNSNNTAAIEKQLADLEALAFKRGEAIAICHDRKNTAAVLIKELPRMAKDGIEFVRLSELVKK from the coding sequence ATGAAATCAAAATCTGTAACTATTTTATTCCTGGCGGTTATTCTGGTCACGGGGTTCTTCTATTGGCGGGCCAATTACGGCAAGGTCGATAAGTCCGCCGCGCTTAAAAAAGTCCTCTCGCCGGTATTTTTAAAGTTCGGCCTTACCGATGACAAGCTTGTCAAGAAGGCCGTGGAAGAGAATAAGCTGGGTGGGGCCAGGTATATAAGCACATACATAGAATATGAGGTGCCGAAGTCATTCGCGTGGAGAAACTTTGACCCGGCTTTAAGGGCGGCGCTGAAGCGTACGGGATTTATTGTCTTCGATGTCGAACAGACGTTTGAGAAGGATAAGGAATGTTACGCGGTCATTATAAATTACGGAAAGTTCGATGTGCTCACATTGAAGATAAACCGCAGAGGAAGGCCCGTAGCTATTCCGGTGACCGAGAAAGTATATGCTAAACCAAAGGTCGCGATAGTGGTGGATGACTTTGGTTACAGCAAGAACAACCTGGACGCGTTTTTAGGATTGAAGCAGCCCATCACATTATCGATCCTTCCGGAACAGCGTTATACCCGTGAGGTCGCGCTACAGGCCAGGGCCCACGGATTCGAGACGATACTTCACCTTCCCCTCGAACCCGGTAGGGATGATGTGGGGCAGGAGGTCGATACTATAAAGACCAACATGGGCGAAAAAGAGATAGCGTTAATACTTAAAAAAGAGATAGCTCTGGTGCCGGGGATAGACGGGGTGTCCAATCATATGGGATCGAAGGCCACCGCGGACAGGGCGACGATGACCTCGATAATAAAACATCTGAAATCCGAAAGCCTGTACTATTTCGACAGCCTTACCTCGAGCAAATCTGTTTGCGTCGATGTGGCAAGATCGCTTGGCGTCAAATGCGCGAAGCGCGACCTATTTTTAGATAACTCAAACAATACCGCCGCGATCGAAAAACAATTAGCGGATCTCGAGGCTCTGGCGTTTAAACGCGGCGAAGCGATCGCCATATGTCATGATCGTAAGAATACCGCCGCGGTATTGATTAAAGAGCTGCCCAGGATGGCCAAGGACGGGATCGAGTTCGTGCGGCTTTCCGAGCTGGTGAAGAAATGA
- a CDS encoding peptidylprolyl isomerase — translation MKKIRLLFLALVFMASASAVLYAAVVDKIVVVINNEVITQGEIDRILAPAYEQYKSMLPEDQLIKKLDDARQAVMAQLIEEKLILSEAKKQNIEVDEKDVDAKVQESKKRFPSNELFEEALAAQHLTLKDLRAKFKEQLMTKKLIDQKVGSKVFITPNEVIEYYGKHAEEFSKPEALRLSNILIKPKENVKIEKTVELVAEIGKRLKGGSDFAELAKIYSEGPGAKEGGAMGYVRRGDLLPEIEKVVFSMKEGEISDVIRTKVGFHFIKVDEKKAPESVSMADARQSIEQTLWMSKMREKSKGWIEELRKHAYIAFK, via the coding sequence ATGAAAAAAATACGCTTACTATTTTTAGCGCTTGTCTTCATGGCCTCGGCGTCGGCAGTTTTATACGCGGCGGTAGTGGATAAGATAGTGGTTGTGATCAATAACGAGGTCATTACTCAGGGCGAGATAGACAGGATACTCGCTCCCGCATATGAGCAATATAAGAGCATGCTTCCCGAGGATCAGCTTATTAAGAAGCTGGATGATGCCAGACAGGCCGTTATGGCCCAGTTGATAGAAGAGAAGCTCATCCTGAGTGAGGCGAAGAAGCAGAATATCGAAGTCGATGAGAAGGATGTGGACGCGAAGGTCCAGGAGTCCAAAAAACGCTTTCCTTCGAACGAGTTGTTCGAGGAGGCGCTCGCCGCGCAGCATCTGACTCTGAAGGATTTGAGGGCTAAATTTAAAGAGCAGCTTATGACGAAGAAGCTGATAGATCAGAAAGTCGGCTCAAAAGTTTTCATAACTCCGAACGAGGTAATTGAATATTACGGGAAGCATGCAGAGGAATTTTCCAAACCGGAGGCGCTCCGGTTAAGCAACATACTGATAAAGCCTAAAGAGAATGTGAAGATTGAGAAGACGGTGGAGCTGGTCGCCGAGATAGGCAAGCGCCTTAAAGGGGGCAGCGATTTTGCCGAACTTGCGAAGATCTATTCCGAGGGCCCGGGCGCCAAAGAAGGCGGCGCTATGGGATATGTGAGAAGAGGGGATCTCTTACCCGAGATAGAGAAAGTGGTATTCAGTATGAAGGAGGGAGAGATCTCCGACGTGATACGGACTAAGGTCGGATTTCATTTTATCAAGGTGGATGAGAAGAAGGCTCCCGAGAGCGTTAGCATGGCTGACGCGCGCCAATCTATCGAGCAGACGCTCTGGATGAGCAAGATGAGGGAAAAATCAAAGGGGTGGATCGAGGAACTGAGAAAGCATGCCTACATCGCGTTCAAGTAA
- the gatA gene encoding Asp-tRNA(Asn)/Glu-tRNA(Gln) amidotransferase subunit GatA, which yields MENLHQLTGHEIRKLRSALEGAKVLDAIYKRIEAIDPKIKAFAFVNKKAGQHNGGGKLAGVPVLVKDNICVKDEATTCSSKILKDFKPPYDATVVRKLKEEGAFLIGKANMDEFAFGSSCETSCYGPTRNPWDLDRIPGGSSGGSAAAVAGDETIMALGSDTGGSIRQPAALCGVVGLKPTYGRVSRYGLIAFASSLDQIGPITKDVEDSALLLSVIAGYDEMDSTSVDIPVPDYAKSLVKDVKGLRIGVPKEYFVKGIDEEVEAAARRSIAVFKDLGASIVDISLPHTEYAVSAYYIIGPAEASSNLARFDGAHYGYRVPDAKDIIDMYTRTRSQGFGNEAKRRILLGTYCLSAGYYDAYYLKALKVRTKIKEDFDNAFQSCDLIVTPTSPTPAFKIGEKANDPLAMYLSDIFTIPANLAGLPGISIPCGFSSLGLPIGLQIMARPFAEETIFRAAYAFEQSTDFHKRKPKL from the coding sequence ATGGAAAATCTACATCAATTAACCGGCCACGAAATCAGAAAACTGCGAAGCGCTCTTGAAGGCGCTAAGGTATTGGATGCCATATATAAGCGCATTGAGGCTATCGACCCAAAGATCAAAGCGTTTGCTTTTGTGAATAAGAAGGCCGGCCAGCATAATGGCGGGGGTAAATTGGCCGGCGTTCCGGTGCTGGTCAAAGATAACATCTGTGTGAAGGATGAGGCGACTACCTGTTCATCAAAGATATTGAAAGACTTCAAGCCGCCTTATGACGCTACAGTAGTCAGGAAACTTAAGGAGGAGGGGGCCTTTCTAATCGGAAAAGCCAATATGGATGAGTTCGCGTTCGGGTCATCATGCGAGACGTCCTGTTACGGGCCTACGAGGAATCCATGGGATCTCGACAGGATCCCCGGCGGATCGTCCGGTGGTTCCGCCGCGGCGGTCGCCGGCGATGAGACTATAATGGCGCTCGGCTCGGATACGGGCGGATCTATAAGGCAGCCGGCCGCGCTCTGCGGAGTGGTGGGGTTGAAACCCACATACGGCAGGGTCTCAAGGTACGGGTTGATCGCGTTCGCCTCAAGTCTCGACCAGATTGGGCCGATAACAAAGGACGTCGAGGATTCTGCGCTCCTCCTCAGCGTGATAGCCGGTTATGATGAGATGGACTCGACATCTGTGGACATTCCGGTTCCTGATTACGCCAAGTCGCTCGTCAAGGATGTCAAGGGACTGCGCATAGGCGTTCCGAAAGAATATTTTGTTAAGGGGATAGACGAAGAGGTGGAGGCCGCTGCCAGACGTTCGATCGCTGTATTCAAAGATCTCGGCGCCTCTATAGTCGACATAAGCTTGCCTCACACAGAGTACGCCGTGAGCGCATATTATATAATCGGCCCCGCGGAGGCGAGCTCGAACCTCGCGCGATTTGACGGCGCGCATTACGGCTACAGGGTGCCCGACGCTAAAGATATCATAGATATGTACACCCGGACCCGCTCGCAAGGGTTCGGCAATGAAGCGAAGCGCAGGATACTTCTCGGCACATATTGCCTTTCAGCCGGATACTATGACGCGTATTACCTGAAGGCCCTGAAGGTTCGCACGAAGATAAAAGAGGATTTCGATAACGCTTTTCAGTCCTGCGATCTGATAGTCACGCCGACATCTCCGACGCCCGCGTTCAAGATAGGGGAGAAGGCCAATGATCCGCTCGCTATGTACCTCTCGGACATATTTACGATACCGGCGAACCTTGCGGGGCTGCCGGGGATATCCATCCCATGCGGATTTTCTTCGCTCGGCCTTCCGATAGGGTTGCAGATAATGGCAAGGCCGTTCGCCGAGGAGACGATATTCAGGGCCGCTTACGCTTTTGAGCAGAGCACGGATTTCCATAAGAGAAAGCCGAAACTATGA
- the rsmA gene encoding 16S rRNA (adenine(1518)-N(6)/adenine(1519)-N(6))-dimethyltransferase RsmA, whose translation MLTISQLKEIFAKYDFHPLKRLGENYLIDSNIKDKIIAESRLLKEDIVLEIGPGLGAVTMDLAKSGAGVFAVEKDRKAFAILGKLSADIPNLKLIQGDILEFDIRDIGASKRIKVIGNLPYYITTPIMEYLIRNKADIESAIVMVQREFANRLLALPGTKDYSSLSCFIQYHMKPSYIYTVKRASFYPEPDVDTGLIRLDVLETPSVDVKDEDLLFKVIRSSFNQRRKSIINSLSREEALNMPKKDLSDILAGLKIDPSIRPEMLSLSEFAKIANAL comes from the coding sequence ATGCTCACCATCTCACAGCTTAAAGAGATCTTCGCAAAATACGATTTCCATCCGCTGAAACGCCTCGGCGAAAACTACCTGATCGATTCAAATATCAAAGATAAGATAATCGCCGAGAGCCGTCTCTTAAAAGAGGACATAGTCCTGGAGATAGGGCCCGGCCTGGGTGCCGTCACAATGGACCTGGCGAAATCCGGCGCCGGGGTCTTTGCCGTAGAAAAAGATAGGAAAGCGTTCGCGATCCTTGGCAAATTGTCCGCAGACATTCCAAATCTGAAACTCATCCAGGGCGACATACTGGAATTCGATATAAGAGACATAGGAGCTTCTAAAAGGATAAAGGTTATCGGAAATCTGCCTTATTATATAACGACGCCGATCATGGAATATCTGATCAGGAATAAAGCAGACATAGAGTCGGCGATCGTCATGGTCCAGAGGGAATTCGCTAACCGGCTGCTTGCCTTGCCGGGGACAAAAGATTACAGCTCATTAAGCTGCTTCATTCAATACCATATGAAGCCGAGTTACATTTACACGGTCAAGAGGGCCTCTTTTTATCCCGAGCCCGATGTCGACACAGGCCTGATAAGGCTGGATGTGCTGGAGACGCCTTCGGTCGATGTGAAGGATGAGGACCTCTTATTTAAGGTCATACGAAGCTCGTTTAACCAGCGGCGCAAGTCGATAATAAACTCACTATCCCGCGAAGAGGCCCTCAATATGCCTAAGAAGGACCTTTCGGACATTTTGGCCGGCTTAAAGATAGATCCTTCCATTCGCCCTGAGATGCTGAGCCTGTCCGAATTTGCGAAGATCGCCAACGCCCTTTAG
- the gatB gene encoding Asp-tRNA(Asn)/Glu-tRNA(Gln) amidotransferase subunit GatB produces MTYETVIGLEVHLQLSTVTKAFCGCSTKFGQKPNSQTCPVCLGLPGSLPVLNEQAFLYAIKVALALNCKIQNLIKFDRKNYYYPDLPKNYQISQYDMPLSYDGFVDIPEAGAKLPKRIRILRVHLEEDAGKLIHSEGEGYSLVDLNRTGLPLLEIVTEPDMNSPQEAYDYLTKLKSILEYLKVSDCDMEKGSLRCDANISIRPKGESKLGTKVELKNMNSFKGVKASLEYEVKRQTAAVTDGEKIIQETRLWDADKLVTISMRNKEEATDYRYFPEPDLVPFIVDKSLIQKIRSGLPELPEAKVNRFIKDFDLSEYDSNVLASQSELAEYFEKCAKIYGNKKAIANWIMGDIMAYLNTNGIAPADLGVSPEGLIALLKMIDEGAVSGKMAKEILIEAIKTKTSPAEIVAKKGLSQISDSGKLEEVVALTISRNEKSVNDYKLGKKNALGYLVGQIMKETKGAANPEMVNRILKKKLGE; encoded by the coding sequence ATGACCTATGAAACCGTGATAGGGCTTGAGGTCCACCTGCAGCTCTCGACCGTGACGAAGGCCTTCTGCGGATGTTCGACAAAGTTTGGTCAGAAGCCGAACAGCCAGACATGCCCCGTATGCCTGGGGCTTCCGGGCAGCCTGCCCGTATTGAACGAGCAGGCGTTCCTTTATGCGATCAAAGTCGCCCTCGCGCTCAATTGCAAGATCCAGAACCTGATAAAGTTTGACAGGAAAAATTATTATTATCCGGACCTTCCCAAGAACTACCAGATATCGCAATACGATATGCCCCTCTCATACGATGGTTTTGTCGATATTCCGGAGGCCGGCGCCAAGCTTCCGAAACGTATCCGTATATTGCGCGTTCATCTCGAAGAGGACGCGGGAAAGCTCATCCATTCGGAAGGAGAAGGGTACAGTCTGGTGGACCTTAACAGGACGGGCCTGCCTCTACTCGAGATAGTAACCGAACCCGATATGAATTCGCCGCAGGAAGCATATGACTATCTGACAAAATTGAAATCCATTCTCGAGTATCTGAAGGTCTCGGATTGCGATATGGAGAAGGGCTCTCTCAGATGCGACGCGAACATATCGATCCGCCCTAAAGGCGAGAGTAAGCTGGGCACCAAGGTCGAACTGAAAAATATGAATTCATTTAAAGGCGTAAAGGCCTCCCTGGAATACGAAGTTAAACGCCAGACAGCCGCTGTTACGGATGGGGAGAAGATCATACAGGAGACGAGGCTGTGGGACGCGGATAAGCTGGTAACTATCTCAATGCGTAATAAAGAAGAGGCTACTGACTACAGATATTTCCCAGAGCCGGACCTCGTGCCTTTTATTGTGGATAAATCGCTCATCCAGAAGATAAGGAGCGGCCTGCCGGAGCTTCCTGAAGCCAAGGTCAACAGGTTCATTAAAGATTTCGATCTGTCGGAATACGATTCTAATGTGCTCGCGAGCCAGTCGGAACTTGCGGAATATTTCGAGAAGTGCGCGAAGATTTATGGAAACAAGAAGGCCATAGCTAATTGGATAATGGGCGACATTATGGCCTATCTTAATACTAACGGTATCGCGCCGGCGGATCTGGGTGTATCTCCGGAAGGCCTTATAGCGCTCCTGAAGATGATAGATGAGGGCGCTGTAAGCGGTAAGATGGCAAAAGAGATATTGATCGAAGCCATTAAGACGAAGACCAGCCCCGCTGAGATAGTCGCCAAAAAAGGCCTGTCGCAAATAAGTGATTCCGGCAAACTCGAAGAGGTAGTGGCGCTGACTATCTCCAGAAATGAGAAATCGGTGAATGATTATAAACTCGGGAAGAAGAACGCTCTCGGATATTTGGTGGGCCAGATAATGAAAGAGACCAAGGGCGCGGCCAATCCTGAAATGGTCAATCGGATATTGAAGAAGAAGCTGGGAGAATAA
- the gatC gene encoding Asp-tRNA(Asn)/Glu-tRNA(Gln) amidotransferase subunit GatC — translation MKIDKETVRRVAALSRLSLADDELLAYSSQLATIIDYISKLNEIDTKDVPPTSHALSTLKNVYRKDLLKPSLKTEEALANAPSKDGDFFKVPQVVENK, via the coding sequence ATGAAAATAGATAAAGAGACTGTAAGGCGCGTCGCGGCTCTCTCGCGGCTGTCTTTAGCCGATGACGAGCTCCTGGCATACAGCTCCCAGCTGGCGACTATCATTGACTATATATCAAAATTAAATGAAATAGATACTAAGGATGTCCCTCCTACGAGCCATGCCTTGTCCACTCTCAAGAATGTATATCGCAAGGATCTGCTGAAACCCTCGTTAAAGACCGAAGAAGCGCTCGCGAACGCGCCTTCAAAAGACGGCGATTTTTTCAAAGTGCCTCAGGTGGTCGAGAACAAATGA
- a CDS encoding MgtC/SapB family protein: protein MVNDWMIIWRLILAAVLSGAIGFEREFHGRSAGFRTHILLCIGSTLIMLTSMHMFDLYAGKVVVDPGRIAAGVITGIGFLGAGTIMHFKSSIRGLTTAASLWVVAGIGLAVGSGLYFGAIITTAITMVALMIFAKLEHAMIRKDWYKTIIVEAKEGVDQLRSVRGILEEWHAEITDFEIDHAKESGNMLLKLGLKLKSPKHADRLVEDIGSIKGINSVKWDWE, encoded by the coding sequence ATGGTAAATGACTGGATGATAATATGGAGGCTTATACTGGCGGCGGTACTGAGCGGAGCGATAGGTTTTGAACGTGAGTTTCACGGACGCTCGGCCGGATTCAGGACGCACATCCTGCTCTGCATAGGCTCGACGCTCATAATGCTTACATCGATGCACATGTTCGATCTATATGCCGGGAAGGTGGTCGTGGACCCGGGCAGGATAGCGGCAGGCGTTATCACCGGCATAGGATTCCTGGGGGCCGGCACGATAATGCATTTTAAGTCGTCTATAAGGGGTCTCACCACCGCGGCGAGCCTATGGGTGGTGGCGGGCATAGGCCTTGCGGTAGGGTCGGGGCTTTATTTTGGGGCGATCATCACTACAGCTATTACGATGGTGGCCCTGATGATATTCGCGAAATTAGAGCATGCCATGATAAGAAAAGACTGGTATAAGACCATAATAGTAGAGGCGAAAGAAGGCGTTGACCAGTTAAGGTCCGTGCGTGGTATACTGGAAGAGTGGCATGCGGAGATAACCGATTTCGAGATCGATCACGCGAAAGAGAGCGGTAATATGCTGCTCAAGCTAGGGCTGAAGTTAAAGTCGCCGAAACACGCCGACCGCTTAGTGGAGGACATAGGTTCTATCAAAGGCATAAATAGCGTAAAGTGGGATTGGGAATAA
- a CDS encoding S41 family peptidase, with translation MRRWLGVLAVLAVFIFGVALASGVGEKAAEKSKSKENLYDQLELFADAVSILRNEYVDEVDSKKLIYGAMQGMLGSLDDYSQFMDPDEYNEIKIETKGEFGGIGIEITLKDGVLTVITPMVGTPADLGGVKAGDKIVKIDGKVTKNITLNEAVKQMRGKPGSTVTLTVWREGLPNILDIPIKRDMIKVHSIKRADMIEDNIGYIKLVEFQENTPRDLDDALKKLKADGMDSLILDLRNNPGGLLDGAVDVSERFLSKDKAIVSIKSRTQSQNASFKSSGKTAHTDFPLIVMVNEGSASASEIVAGAVKDNKRGIVLGMKTFGKASVQTVIPLKDGSALRFTTAYYLTPSGKLIKNEGIMPDVTVERTDHSRKKKDHSADIFENLEEGKDLTGAKEKPELEKDNQLDAAVNLMKAIKIYKRMEVNK, from the coding sequence ATGAGAAGATGGCTGGGCGTTTTAGCTGTTCTTGCAGTATTTATTTTCGGCGTCGCGCTCGCCTCCGGTGTGGGTGAAAAAGCCGCTGAAAAGAGCAAATCTAAGGAAAATCTGTACGACCAGCTCGAGCTCTTCGCGGACGCGGTGAGCATACTAAGAAACGAGTATGTGGACGAAGTCGATTCGAAGAAGCTCATATACGGCGCGATGCAGGGCATGCTCGGGTCCCTCGATGACTACAGCCAGTTCATGGATCCGGATGAATATAACGAGATAAAGATCGAGACAAAGGGCGAGTTCGGCGGCATTGGCATAGAGATAACCCTGAAGGACGGCGTACTTACGGTCATAACGCCGATGGTCGGCACTCCCGCGGACTTAGGCGGAGTGAAAGCCGGCGATAAGATCGTCAAGATAGACGGTAAGGTCACGAAGAACATAACTCTTAATGAGGCGGTGAAGCAGATGAGGGGTAAGCCCGGCAGTACCGTGACGCTGACGGTATGGCGCGAAGGTCTGCCCAATATCCTCGATATTCCGATAAAGCGGGACATGATAAAGGTTCACAGCATAAAGAGGGCCGATATGATCGAGGATAATATCGGGTACATAAAATTAGTTGAGTTCCAGGAAAACACTCCCCGCGATCTGGATGACGCCCTGAAGAAGCTGAAGGCCGATGGTATGGATTCGCTGATACTCGATCTCAGAAACAACCCCGGTGGGCTCCTGGACGGCGCGGTAGACGTGTCGGAGAGATTTTTATCAAAAGATAAAGCCATAGTATCGATAAAATCCAGGACCCAGAGCCAGAATGCGTCGTTCAAGTCCAGCGGCAAGACCGCGCATACGGATTTCCCGCTCATAGTGATGGTGAACGAAGGTTCGGCAAGCGCCTCGGAGATAGTGGCCGGCGCCGTGAAGGACAATAAGCGCGGGATAGTCCTTGGCATGAAGACGTTCGGCAAGGCATCGGTCCAGACGGTCATACCGTTAAAAGACGGGTCCGCTCTCAGATTCACCACCGCGTATTATCTTACGCCGAGCGGTAAGCTGATAAAGAACGAAGGCATTATGCCCGATGTGACCGTCGAAAGAACGGACCATTCCCGCAAGAAGAAGGACCACAGCGCGGATATATTCGAAAACCTGGAAGAAGGGAAAGACCTGACGGGCGCGAAAGAGAAACCCGAACTCGAAAAAGATAATCAGCTGGATGCGGCTGTAAATTTAATGAAAGCCATAAAGATCTATAAACGGATGGAAGTTAATAAATGA
- a CDS encoding helix-turn-helix domain-containing protein encodes MSEKLLSIKEVADHLKISEEEVKRLVDIGEIPAYKIGGTFLRFRKEHIDAIKDEIEAVEWMFPEHAAPVLDEHGKPTHHLTELEVEIKAREPAVRQYDYSPIERIKDFIYFYDFYILSIIVISVLLFLIFKK; translated from the coding sequence ATGTCCGAAAAATTATTATCGATAAAAGAAGTCGCGGATCATCTGAAGATATCGGAAGAGGAAGTGAAGCGGCTCGTGGACATAGGCGAGATCCCGGCTTATAAGATAGGCGGGACATTCCTGCGGTTCAGGAAAGAGCATATAGACGCTATAAAAGACGAGATAGAGGCGGTGGAATGGATGTTCCCTGAGCATGCCGCTCCGGTCCTCGACGAGCATGGTAAGCCTACGCATCATTTGACGGAGCTTGAGGTAGAGATAAAGGCCCGCGAGCCCGCCGTAAGGCAGTACGATTATTCGCCGATCGAGAGGATAAAGGATTTTATCTATTTTTACGATTTTTATATATTATCGATTATCGTGATAAGCGTATTGTTATTTTTGATATTTAAAAAATAA
- the tsaD gene encoding tRNA (adenosine(37)-N6)-threonylcarbamoyltransferase complex transferase subunit TsaD: MITLGIETSCDETSVSVTSSRTVLSNVVTSSVHLHKKYGGVVPEIASRYHVEYIAEVLSKALERSGRKLKDVDLVAVTNGPGLVGALLTGISLAKALSYAMDVPIIGVNHILAHLYSSFLTEEGLSFPFVGLVVSGGHTALFYCKDINDQEVLGQTQDDAVGEAYDKVAKLLGLGYPGGPIIEKMAARATGKNKITFPRSYLGKDSLDFSFSGVKTAVLYYMQKVKNPDAVLISDVCYAFQEAALDVLVEKACLACDMKKAKRIVIGGGVAANSGLRRKLLSRSALSGIKAYFPEMKYCMDNAAMVGALGEALYKKGCRSDMYLTAEPNLRA, encoded by the coding sequence ATGATCACGCTGGGCATTGAGACCTCATGCGACGAGACGAGCGTCTCTGTTACCAGCTCCAGGACCGTGCTTTCTAATGTGGTAACGTCCAGCGTCCATCTTCATAAAAAATACGGCGGCGTGGTGCCGGAGATAGCGTCCCGTTACCATGTGGAATATATAGCGGAGGTTCTTTCTAAGGCGCTGGAGCGGTCCGGGAGAAAATTAAAGGATGTGGACCTGGTGGCGGTCACAAACGGCCCCGGCCTTGTAGGCGCGCTTCTGACAGGTATTTCGCTGGCGAAGGCGCTGAGTTATGCCATGGATGTGCCGATCATAGGCGTAAACCACATACTCGCGCACCTCTATAGCTCATTTTTAACCGAGGAAGGCCTGTCGTTCCCGTTCGTCGGCCTCGTGGTATCCGGCGGGCATACGGCGCTATTCTATTGCAAGGATATAAATGACCAGGAAGTGCTGGGGCAGACACAGGACGACGCCGTAGGAGAGGCGTATGATAAGGTGGCTAAGCTTCTGGGCCTGGGATATCCGGGCGGGCCGATAATAGAGAAGATGGCCGCGCGCGCCACCGGAAAGAATAAGATAACGTTTCCCAGGAGCTATCTTGGCAAGGATTCGCTGGACTTCAGCTTCAGCGGCGTAAAGACAGCGGTACTATATTATATGCAGAAGGTAAAGAATCCGGACGCTGTCCTTATCAGCGATGTCTGTTATGCTTTTCAGGAAGCGGCGCTCGATGTGCTGGTCGAGAAGGCGTGCCTTGCCTGCGATATGAAAAAGGCGAAGAGGATAGTAATAGGGGGAGGCGTGGCGGCCAACTCCGGACTCAGGCGGAAGCTCTTGAGTCGCTCGGCGCTCTCCGGGATCAAAGCCTATTTTCCCGAGATGAAATATTGCATGGATAACGCGGCAATGGTCGGAGCGCTGGGAGAAGCGCTCTATAAAAAGGGATGCAGGTCCGATATGTATTTAACTGCGGAACCGAATTTGAGGGCTTAA
- the pdxA gene encoding 4-hydroxythreonine-4-phosphate dehydrogenase PdxA, translating into MPTSRSSKQRIVITMGDPSGIGPEVTLKALASPQIKGLADFIVVGNRFTIEKTSRELGLKFSASLMDIDNVPQEIFRYGKSHPAFGKASIQYIDKALDIIDSDDADSLVTAPINKASINSAGYKGFEGHTEYLAKKTHASNFAMMFVGKELKITLVTRHIALRDLPKKLSEANILSAIELTDRYLKKFFRISAPRIGVAGLNPHAGEGGMFGDEEELVIAPAIKKAAKHVKCLTGPVSPDVIFNMALDGKFDAVISMYHDQALIPFKLLYFNTGVNLTLGLPFVRTSPDHGTAFDIAGKGIADPSSMIEAIKLACRLSGKA; encoded by the coding sequence ATGCCTACATCGCGTTCAAGTAAGCAGCGAATTGTTATAACCATGGGGGATCCCTCCGGTATAGGTCCCGAAGTTACTTTAAAAGCTCTGGCAAGTCCTCAGATCAAGGGGCTTGCCGATTTTATTGTTGTGGGCAATCGGTTTACCATAGAGAAAACCTCGCGTGAGCTGGGGCTGAAATTTTCGGCGTCTCTAATGGATATAGATAATGTCCCGCAGGAAATATTCAGATATGGCAAATCTCATCCGGCTTTCGGCAAAGCGTCAATACAGTATATCGATAAAGCCCTGGATATTATAGATAGTGATGACGCGGATTCGCTCGTCACGGCTCCGATAAACAAGGCCTCCATAAACTCCGCGGGCTATAAGGGATTCGAAGGCCATACCGAATATCTGGCTAAAAAGACCCATGCGAGTAATTTCGCGATGATGTTCGTAGGCAAAGAGCTTAAGATAACGCTTGTAACGCGCCATATAGCGCTCAGGGACCTGCCGAAAAAACTCTCGGAGGCAAATATCCTTTCGGCAATAGAGCTCACAGATAGATATCTAAAAAAATTCTTCAGGATTTCGGCTCCCAGGATCGGCGTGGCGGGATTAAACCCGCATGCAGGCGAGGGCGGCATGTTCGGAGACGAAGAGGAGCTAGTCATAGCTCCAGCTATAAAGAAAGCGGCCAAACACGTTAAATGCCTCACCGGCCCGGTGAGCCCCGACGTCATATTCAATATGGCGCTTGACGGAAAATTCGACGCGGTGATATCCATGTATCACGACCAGGCGCTTATACCGTTCAAGCTCCTCTATTTTAATACGGGCGTGAATCTCACGCTCGGCCTTCCGTTTGTCCGCACCTCGCCGGATCACGGCACGGCATTCGATATAGCGGGAAAGGGAATTGCCGACCCGTCGTCGATGATCGAGGCCATAAAGCTCGCATGCCGTCTGTCCGGCAAAGCGTGA